From Mesotoga infera, one genomic window encodes:
- a CDS encoding 2,3,4,5-tetrahydropyridine-2,6-dicarboxylate N-acetyltransferase has product MDAETIIKMIKDSKKKTPAICHIAGDLAELSIAGVEFVGGKDFGILFGDLKDINGVIEANRDKIVGHHIEIRARNSALPLADLTKYRARIEPGAIIRDLVEIGDNAVIMMGAVLNVGAVIGKGTMIDMNVVVGGRAIIGANCHIGAGAVVAGVVEPPS; this is encoded by the coding sequence GAAGAAAAAGACCCCCGCAATATGCCACATCGCGGGGGATTTGGCTGAGCTTTCGATAGCGGGTGTAGAATTCGTCGGAGGCAAAGACTTTGGAATCCTCTTCGGCGATCTGAAAGATATAAACGGAGTGATCGAGGCCAACAGAGACAAGATTGTTGGTCACCACATCGAAATAAGGGCGAGAAATTCTGCCCTTCCCCTCGCCGATCTCACGAAGTACAGGGCTCGTATCGAACCGGGAGCTATTATTCGTGATCTCGTTGAAATTGGAGACAACGCGGTCATAATGATGGGGGCCGTTCTCAATGTCGGCGCGGTGATTGGCAAAGGAACTATGATAGATATGAACGTAGTAGTAGGAGGCAGGGCAATAATTGGAGCCAATTGTCACATTGGGGCGGGAGCCGTTGTCGCCGGTGTTGTGGAGCCTCCTAGC